In Neofelis nebulosa isolate mNeoNeb1 chromosome 7, mNeoNeb1.pri, whole genome shotgun sequence, the following proteins share a genomic window:
- the LOC131518205 gene encoding olfactory receptor 11H4-like — protein MVFSVSSTALEFMNSSETSTVTEFVLLGFPGCQELQSFLFSLFLGIYIFTIMGNGIIVCAVRLDQRLHTPMYILLGNFAFLEILYITSTVPSMLVNFLSETKTISFVGCFLQLYFFTSLGTTEAYFLCIMAYDRYLAICHPLHYSTTMTQQLCYILMSLCWVLGFLSYSVSTIQLSQLPFCGPNTIDHFMCDMDPLMALSCATAPVMEIIFYVLNSLIIILTLLYILGSYTLLLIAVLKVPSAAGLRKAFSTCGSHLTVVCLFFGALLAMYVSPTADNPAEIQKILTLFYSVVTPFLNPLIYSLRNKDMKAALKKILRIE, from the coding sequence ATGGTGTTTTCTGTCTCCTCTACAGCCCTGGAATTTATGAACAGTTCAGAGACAAGCACTGTGACTGAGTTTGTCCTCCTAGGCTTCCCTGGTTGTCAGGAGTTGCAAAGTTTCcttttctcactgttcttgggGATCTATATATTTACCATAATGGGAAATGGGATTATTGTCTGTGCTGTGAGGTTGGACCAACGGCTCCATACCCCAATGTATATTCTCCTAGGCAATTTTGCTTTCCTTGAAATCTTGTACATTACCTCCACTGTGCCCAGTATGCTAGTCAATTTCCTCTCAGAAACAAAAACCATCTCTTTCGTTGGCTGTTTCCTCcagttatatttttttacttccctTGGTACAACTGAGGCATATTTCCTCTGCATCATGGCATATGATCGGTACCTCGCTATCTGCCACCCACTGCACTACTCAACCACCATGACCCAACAACTCTGCTACATCTTGATGTCTCTTTGCTGGGTGTTGGGGTTCCTTAGTTACTCTGTCTCCACTATACAGCTCTCTCAATTGCCTTTCTGTGGACCCAACACCATTGACCACTTTATGTGTGACATGGACCCACTGATGGCTCTGTCCTGTGCTACAGCTCCAGTCATGGAGATCATCTTCTATGTCCTGAACTCCCTCATCATCATCCTCACACttctgtatattcttggctcctatACTCTTTTACTGATAGCTGTGTTAAAAGTGCCTTCAGCTGCTGGCCTGCGGAAGGCCTTTTCCACCTGCGGATCACATCTGACAGTGGTATGCTTATTCTTTGGAGCCCTTTTGGCAATGTATGTGAGTCCCACAGCTGATAACCCAGCTGAAATTCAGAAGATTTTGACTTTGTTCTACTCCGTGGTGACTCCCTTCTTAAACCCTCTGATTTACAGTTTACGAAACAAGGACATGAAGGCTGCACTGAAGAAAATCCTGAGGATAGAATGA